Part of the Halopseudomonas maritima genome, CGCCCTGGCCGATGGTGGTAGTCACCTCGGTAACGCCCTCCTGCGCCAGCACGTACTGATCCATCTCGGCCACCACCTGCTGGGTGTAGCGGATGTCGCTGCCCTTGGGCAGCCAGACGTCGACAAAGAACATCGGCGTGTTGGACGGCGGGAAGAACGCCTGGCGCACCTGACTGAAGCCCACCACCGAGGCCACCAGCAGCGCGCCCAGCATCGCCAGTGTCAGCACGCGGTGGTGCAGGGCGGAGGCCAGCAGCTTGCGGTACACCACAAACACGATGCCGCGGTACGGGTCTTCCGGCTCGCTCTGCTCGTCTGTTGCGGGCTGATCGCGGAAAAACAGGCTGGCAAAGAAGGGGGTCAGGGTGATCGCCGTGACCCAGCTGAGGGTCAGGGAAATCAGCAGCACCTGAAATAGCGACAGACAGAACTCGCCGGTGGAGTCATCCGACAGGCCAATGGGGGCAAAGGCGATGATGGCGATAGCGGTGGCGCCCAGCAGCGGCAGGTTGGTCTGGCGCACGATGTCGCCGGCTGACTGCAGCGTGCTCTGGCCGCGCTGGCGACCGACCAGAATGCCTTCGACGATGACAATGGCGTTGTCTACCAGCATCCCCAGCGCAATCACCAGCGCGCCCAGCGAGATACGCTGCAGCTCAATGCCGATCATCTGCATGAAGATAAAGCTGCCCAGCACCGTCAGCGCCAGCACCAGGCCAATCAGCAGGCCGCTGCGCAGGCCCATGAAGATCAGCAGCACAATAACGACGATGGCAACCGAGGCAAGGAAGTTCCAGACAAAGCCGCTCACCGAGGTCTCTACCTCGGCAGACTGGTTGTAGAACATGGTCACCTGCATGCCGGCCGGACGGTCCTGCTCCAGCTCGGCCAGCCGCGCGGCCACTGCGTTGCCCACGTCCACCACGTTGACGTGCGCGGCGTAGGACACGCCCAGCCCCAGCGCCGGATTACCCTGTGCGCGGTAGAGGCTGGTGGGGGTTTCGGTAAAGCCGCGGGTTACGTGCGCAACATCACCCAGGTAGACCTGCTTGGAGCTGCCGGGCGGGCTGATGATCAGCCGCTCCAGCTCGCTGACATCCTGAAACTCACCGGTGGGGTGCAGGCGAATAGACTCGCTGCCGACCAGCATGCGGCCGGCGTCCGATACCACGTTCTGGCTGCTCAGCAGGTCATAGATGGCCTGCGGCGCAATGCCCAGCGAGGTCATGCGCGCACGGGAGATTTCCAGATGCACTTCTTCCTGCGGCACACCCGCCAGGTTGACCTTGCCCACCCCCTCTACCAGCACCAGTTCGCGGCGCAGGTAGTCGGCATAATCACGCAGCTCACGGTAGTCGTAGCCGTCACCGCTGATCATGAAGAAGGTGCCGAACACGTCGCCAAAATCATCCATGATCTGCGGCTCGCTCACGCCCGGCGGCAGGTTGGGGCGCAGGTCGTTGATGCGGCGGCGCATCTCGTCCCAGATCTGCGGCAGCTGCTCGGCGCGATACTGGTCCTGTACTTCCACCATGATCTGCGACAGACCGGCGCTGCTGGTCGAGGTGACGGTGTCCACGTACGGCAGCTGCTGGATGGCGTTCTCCAGCGGGTAGGTCAGCTCCTCTTCCACCTGCTGCGGCGAGGCGCCTGGGTAGGGCGTGACCACCATGGCCATCTTCAGGGTAAAGGCCGGGTCTTCCAGCCGCCCAAGGTCGACAAAGGCAATGACCCCGCCAATGCCAAGCAGCAGTGCGACCAGCCAGCTGGTCACCCGTCGCTGGATAAAGTACGCAGCAATATTCATTACAGCCCCCGCTCGCGGATCCAGGGACGTACCGGCTGACCTTCGCTCAGCTCGTTGCCACCGGCGGCGACGATCTGCTCGCCGGCTTCCAGCCCGCTGAGTACCTCGATGCCGTCATTGGTCAGCTGGCCAACAATAACGCTGCGGGCGCTGACGCGCAGGCCACCATCCTGCTCGTTGATAACCCACACCTGTCGCGCATCGCTGCCCTGGCTGTCGGGGCTGAACACCGCTTCAACCGGCACCACCATCGGCACGCGGGTATTGCGGGTGATACGGGCAAAATCGATGATTACCGTGGCACTCATGCCCGGCAGCAGCACCATGCCTTCGGGAATCGGCATGCTCAGGGTCACGTCATAGGCCAGCGTGGAGGGGTCCGGCTGGCTGGCGTACTCCTTGTACACCGCGTCAATCAGCGTGTTTTGCAGGTTTTCCAGCCGCACCCGCGCGACCAGATCCTTGGGCTGCAGGTCACGGCGCAGGTTGCTGAACAGGTTTTCCGGCACCTGAAACACCACGTCAATGCTGTCGCCGCTATACAAGGTGGCAATCGGCTGATTGGGCTGCACTACCTGAAACTGCTCCACATGGGTACGCGCCACCACACCGTCAAAGGGCGCATTGATGCGGGTGTAGGCCAGCTCCTGACGGGCCAGGTTGAGCGCGGCTTCGGCGGAGTTGAACTGCGCCTTGCGCTGGTCGTACTCGGCCTGCGAGACCATCTGCCGTTCAACCAGTTGCTCCATGCGGGTCAGCTGGCTGCGGGTCAGGTCATAGCTGGCCTGACGGTCACTCAGCTTGAGGCGGTAGTCGGTGTCATCCAGCAAGGCGATCAGCTCGCCGCGCTTGACCTCCTGGCCTTCGTGCACCTTGAGCGATTGCAACTCACCGCCCAGACGGAACGACAGCTGCGCCTCCTCTGGCGCCTTCAGCCGCGCAGGAAACTCGCGAATACGCTCGGCACCGGGGTCGGTCAGGGTAAACAGCTTGACCGGACGGGGCTTGTCCGCCAGCGGTGCGGCCGGCTCGGAGCAGCCGGTAAGAAAAGCGGTGAAGGCAATGGCCGAGAGACCTGTGGCAATCCAGCGTGCAACGCAATCCATGGGTAACCTGCGAAGTAGTTGGCAAAAGGTAGGGAAAACAGCTGTCGGCATTATAGAGCTACAAAAATTTACATGCGGGAAAATCCTGACCAGATTTCGCCATATTGTCGCCTTTTTCCGCCATGCGACTCCGCACGCAGCATCCGTGCTGGCCGCCTGGCGTCACCCAATCTATGTTTTTATATATTGTATTGGCCTTAATCGTGCTGCCGTGGGGGCCGTGCTGTTTCGCCAGCGGTGAGGCGCTGCTGATCGACTCGGTGCATATCCAGCGCGGCCGCACCATTGTCGTGCAGGCCTCGCTGCGGGCTCAGCAGCTGATTGCCCCCCAACCTCCGCTAAAAACATCGCACTGGCAGCAAACGCGCCCGGAAGCTAAAATTTTTCGCAATTTCCTGAACAAATGGCCAGTTTTTTGCTGCAGGGAAAGATCGGCCCCGTCCAACGGACGTGGAACGGTCGCCAATAACTAGATCCCAGGAGAAGCATTCATGAGTTTCAAACGCACGCTTGCCCTTGCTGCAGCACTGACCCTGCCCCTGCAGGCAGTTGCTGCCGACGACCCGCTGAAGGTCGGTTTTGTCTACGTTGGCCCCATCGGGGACCACGGCTGGAGCTACCAGCACGACCAGGGCCGCAAGGAGCTGGAAGCCCACTTTGGTGACAAGGTGCAGACCACCTACGTGGAAAACGTCAACGAAGGCGCCGACGCCGAGCGCACCATCCGCCGTCTGGCCCAGGCCGGCAACGACGTGATCTTCACCACCTCTTTCGGCTTCATGAACGCCACCGAGCGCGTTGCCGCCGACTACCCGGACAAGACCTTCCTGCACGCCACCGGCTACAAGCAGGCCGAGAACCTGGGCACCTACCTGTCGGTGACCTACGAAGGTCGCTACGTCACCGGCACTGCGGCCGGTCTGGTCACCGAGAGCAACGTGCTGGGCTATATCGCCTCGTTCCCGATTCCGGAAGTGATCCGCGACATCAACGCCACCTATCTGGGCGCCAAGGCCGTCAACCCGGATATCGAGCTGAAAGTCGTGTGGGTCAACACCTGGTTTGACCCGGCCAAGGAAGCTGACGCCGCCAACACCCTGATGGATCAGGGCGCCGACGTGATCATCCAGCACACCGACAGCCCGGCGCCGCTGCTGGCAGCGCAAAAGCGTGGCGCCTGGGGTGTAGGTCAAGCGTCTGACATGAGCCACTTTGCCCCTGAAGCGCACCTGCTGTCAGTGGTCAACCACTGGGGTCCGTACTACATCAATACCGTTCAGGCGGTGATGGACGGCAACTGGGAGTCGACTGACTACTGGGGCGGCATCAGCGACGACGTTATCCAGATCAAGGAAATCAACGCCAAGCTGACCGACGAGCAGCGCGCCAAGGTTGAGGGCGTTATCGCGGCCATCAACAGCGGCGAGTTCCACCCCTTCACTGGCCCGATCAACGACCAGAGCGGCGCAGAGCGCGTGGCCGCAGGCGCCAGCATGACCCGCGAAGAGCTGGCCACCATGGACTGGTACGTCGAAGGCATGACCGCCACCATCCCCAAGTAACGACCAGCCGTAGACCTGCCCATCACAGGTCAGCGGCCCGCTACAAAAACGCCCCCGTCAGCAACGCTGGCGGGGGCGTTTTTTGTGGGCAGAGCCGATCAGAGCAGCGCTTTGCCCAGCAACAGCACCCCGGTCACCGCCAACAGGCTGTACACCACCTGACGAAAGCGCTGCTCGTTCAGGCGGTGATGCAGCACCTCGCCCAGCACCACACCAATCACCAGCAGCGGTAGGTAGCTGGCGATGCGTGGCAGGTTGGGTAGCAGGCTGCCGTCGAGCAGAAACAGCACCGTCATGCTGCTGTTGAGGGCAAACCAGACGCTGATCAGCGTGGCGCGCAGCTGGCTCTTGTCCAACCGGGTGCCGGCCAGCGCATACACCAGCAACGGGCCGCCGGAGGCAAACAGGCCGTGGGTCAGGCCGGCGCCCAAGGTCAGGCTGCGGCTCAGCCAGCTCGGGTGCGGCGGGCTGATATGGCCGCGCACCATGCGCAGCAGCTCGCGCCCGGCAAACCACAGCACCAGCAGGCCAAACAGCGCCTTGAGCAGCTCGCCGCTGAGCCACGGCCGCAGACCATAGCCCAGCAGCATACCGACCAGCATCAACGGCAGGATCAGCCGGAGCAACGTGGGCCAGTGAATGTGCTGTCGGTTGCGCCAGGCCAGGTAGCCGCTCATGCAGATGTTGAGCGGCACCAGTACCGGCAGCATGGCGGGAATGGGCAATAGCAGCGCACCGAGCGA contains:
- a CDS encoding sulfite exporter TauE/SafE family protein, which codes for MSLDTLLLNPWLWLGLFILLAYTIEAITGFGSIVIALSLGALLLPIPAMLPVLVPLNICMSGYLAWRNRQHIHWPTLLRLILPLMLVGMLLGYGLRPWLSGELLKALFGLLVLWFAGRELLRMVRGHISPPHPSWLSRSLTLGAGLTHGLFASGGPLLVYALAGTRLDKSQLRATLISVWFALNSSMTVLFLLDGSLLPNLPRIASYLPLLVIGVVLGEVLHHRLNEQRFRQVVYSLLAVTGVLLLGKALL
- a CDS encoding BMP family ABC transporter substrate-binding protein, with product MSFKRTLALAAALTLPLQAVAADDPLKVGFVYVGPIGDHGWSYQHDQGRKELEAHFGDKVQTTYVENVNEGADAERTIRRLAQAGNDVIFTTSFGFMNATERVAADYPDKTFLHATGYKQAENLGTYLSVTYEGRYVTGTAAGLVTESNVLGYIASFPIPEVIRDINATYLGAKAVNPDIELKVVWVNTWFDPAKEADAANTLMDQGADVIIQHTDSPAPLLAAQKRGAWGVGQASDMSHFAPEAHLLSVVNHWGPYYINTVQAVMDGNWESTDYWGGISDDVIQIKEINAKLTDEQRAKVEGVIAAINSGEFHPFTGPINDQSGAERVAAGASMTREELATMDWYVEGMTATIPK
- a CDS encoding efflux RND transporter permease subunit, whose translation is MNIAAYFIQRRVTSWLVALLLGIGGVIAFVDLGRLEDPAFTLKMAMVVTPYPGASPQQVEEELTYPLENAIQQLPYVDTVTSTSSAGLSQIMVEVQDQYRAEQLPQIWDEMRRRINDLRPNLPPGVSEPQIMDDFGDVFGTFFMISGDGYDYRELRDYADYLRRELVLVEGVGKVNLAGVPQEEVHLEISRARMTSLGIAPQAIYDLLSSQNVVSDAGRMLVGSESIRLHPTGEFQDVSELERLIISPPGSSKQVYLGDVAHVTRGFTETPTSLYRAQGNPALGLGVSYAAHVNVVDVGNAVAARLAELEQDRPAGMQVTMFYNQSAEVETSVSGFVWNFLASVAIVVIVLLIFMGLRSGLLIGLVLALTVLGSFIFMQMIGIELQRISLGALVIALGMLVDNAIVIVEGILVGRQRGQSTLQSAGDIVRQTNLPLLGATAIAIIAFAPIGLSDDSTGEFCLSLFQVLLISLTLSWVTAITLTPFFASLFFRDQPATDEQSEPEDPYRGIVFVVYRKLLASALHHRVLTLAMLGALLVASVVGFSQVRQAFFPPSNTPMFFVDVWLPKGSDIRYTQQVVAEMDQYVLAQEGVTEVTTTIGQGALRFILTYFPERIHANYAQLLVRTEQREQIVPLIAELDEYFKTRHPTAKVKLKQLMLGPGSDSKIEARFTGPDPEVLRALGAQAVAILQADPVADAVLHNWRERTKLVRPQFAEAQARELGVDKGDLDTLLKMNFSGVNVGLYRDGTRMLPIVARTPENERLDASTLNDLLVWSTVRNAYIPISQVVSGFVTDWEDPLILREDRKRTLTVQADPSIISGQTAAELFARIRPQIEAIDLPRGYQLEWGGEYESSHDAQAAVFGSLPLGYLAMFLITVLLFDSLKRATIIWLTVPLAIIGVTLGFLLTGIPFGFMALLGFLSLSGMLVKNGIVLVDEIRLQIDSGKEAYSALVDSAISRVRPVSMAALTTILGMAPLLTDAFFQSMAVVIMFGLGFATVLTLVVLPVIYSLFYKIPVEGRRV
- a CDS encoding efflux RND transporter periplasmic adaptor subunit, which produces MDCVARWIATGLSAIAFTAFLTGCSEPAAPLADKPRPVKLFTLTDPGAERIREFPARLKAPEEAQLSFRLGGELQSLKVHEGQEVKRGELIALLDDTDYRLKLSDRQASYDLTRSQLTRMEQLVERQMVSQAEYDQRKAQFNSAEAALNLARQELAYTRINAPFDGVVARTHVEQFQVVQPNQPIATLYSGDSIDVVFQVPENLFSNLRRDLQPKDLVARVRLENLQNTLIDAVYKEYASQPDPSTLAYDVTLSMPIPEGMVLLPGMSATVIIDFARITRNTRVPMVVPVEAVFSPDSQGSDARQVWVINEQDGGLRVSARSVIVGQLTNDGIEVLSGLEAGEQIVAAGGNELSEGQPVRPWIRERGL